One Natronorubrum halophilum genomic window, CTCAAAGAGGAGGGCGCACAGGCGGTCAAACTCGAGAGCGGTCCCCACACCGTCGACCTCACCGAAAAGATGGTCCGGCTCGGGATTCCGGTGATGGCCCACCTCGGGCTAACGCCCCAGCACGTCAACCAGTACGGTGGCTACCCCCGACAGGGGACCGATCAGGAGGCCGCCGAGCGCATGCTCGAACTCGCGATCGAACACGAGGAGGCGGGCGCGTTCTCGCTCGTCTTGGAACACGTCCCCTCGAACTTGGCGGCCCGGATCACCGAGGAGTTGGACGTCCCGACCATCGGAATCGGTGCCGGCCCCGACTGCGACGGACAGGTGCTCGTCTTCGACGACGCCGTCGGCATCAGCGAGTGGACGCCCTCGTTCTCGAAGCAGTTCGGAAACGTCCGCGAAGAGATGGAAGCCGCCGTCGACGACTACGTCTCGGCCGTCGAATCCGAAACGTTCCCCGGTGACGCACACAGCTACGAGGAGCGCGACCTTGAGGATATTTACTGAAACGACGGTATCGTCGCCGGCGAGCGGGACGACACGCCTATCGCGCAGACCCGATCGCGTGACGGTGACGCGACCGGTCGTGTGCTCTCTCGTCCAGTTCTCTCAGTTCGGTTCCTGGCGCTCGAAGACGATATCGAGGAACTCGCTCACTGCGGCGTTGAACGCCGTCGGTTGCTCGAGCATCGCCAGATGTGCCGCATCCTCGAACTCGGCGAGCCAGGCGTCGTCGATCTCCTCGGCGAGGTACTCGTGATACCACGGCGGCGTCAACTGGTCGTACTCCCCGTAGGCTGCGAGCGCGGGCGTGTCGATCGAGGGCAGTTCGTCGCGAACGTCGAACTCGTGGCAGGTCAGAAAGTCGCGGCGCGTAACCGCCCGTCCGGTCTCGCGGAGCTGTGTCATCGACTCCTCGCGGAGGTCGGGATCGGGGTCGTGGAAGAGCCGATCCGGCCCGTGGAGGAACTCGACGGCGCGCTCGAAGTCGGTTTCGAGCCACTCGAGCAGGTCGTCGAGGACGCCGAGTCGCGCACCGGTTCCGAGAAGGATCGCTGCAGCGGGGTCGAACGAGCGCTTGAGGAGGATGTGCAGAACGACCGCACCGCCCAGCGAGTTTCCCACGAGGATTCGACTGTCGGTCTCGTCGACGACGGCCAACACGTCGTCGGCGTAGGCTGAGAGCGTCGTGTACCCGGGACTGGCGTCGACGTCCTCGGAGCTGCCGTGTCCGCTGAGGTCGAGCGTAACGATCGGGTGTCGGTCGACGAGTTCGTGCTGTGCCTTCCAGACGTCGTGCGAGCCGCCGCTCCCGTGGACGAAACAGATCGGTGGCCCGTCTCCGCCGCGGTCGGCGACCTCGTAGGCCGTGTCCCGGCCGTGGTGTGTGACCGTCTTCATACGCGTTCAAACGAGCGGAACCGGCTTAAAGTCTCGAGTCAGCTCACATCGGTGCTCGGACCGTCCGATGCGCTCCGAAGACGCCGTCCTGGCGCGTAGTTTCGCGCCGACGAATGCACGCGGAGGCTTGAACTGCGAACAACGCTCTTTTCCTCGATCCCGACGCCGTCCCCGATTCAGCTAGCGAAAGGCATATATACTTTGGACGCTTACTTTGGGTTAGTAATAGTATGACACTCGAACAATTCACCAGGAAGGAAGGGCAGGTAGCCCGCACGTACGACTACGATGGGGGGTCGGTGCTGGCCGTCGATTTCGGGGCCGACGAAACCGATGCCTCGGTCGACCTCGTCGACGACACGGTAATCGTTGTCGTCGGTGACGAACAGTACGACTTCGATCTTCCCGACGGTGCAGACGACGCGCACACGTTTATCAAAAACGGCGTCCTGACTGTCGAGATGGAGGGCGATCTATGAAACTTACTGTCAAGCCACTGAAACAGAAGGACGCCGGGCGCGGACTGGCCGCGATCGACCGCGTCTCGATGCGCGAACTCGACCTCGAGAACGGTGACTACATCGTTATCGACGGGAAGGGGGACAACCAGGCCGTCGCGCGCGTCTGGCCCGGTTACCCCGAAGACGAGGGGCGGGGGATCGTCCGAATCGACGGTCGCCTGCGACAGGAGGCCGACGTCGGCATCGACGACCGCGTAACGGTCGAACCCGCGGACGTCAGTCCCGCCAAGTCGGTCACCGTCGCGCTTCCACAGAATCTCCGCATTCGCGGGGACATCGGTCCCCTCGTGCGTGACAAACTGAGCGGACAGGCCGTTACCGAGGGCCAGACGGTACCGTTCTCGCTCTCGTTCGGTCCGATGGCCAGTTCCGGCCAGTCGGTGCCGCTGAAGATCGCGAGCACCTCGCCGAGTGGAACCGTCGTCATCACGGACTCGACGAGCATCGAGATCTCCGAGACGCCGGCCGAGCAGGTTAGCTCCCCCGGCGGTGCGTCCACGGACGGCGTTCCGAACGTCACCTACGAGGACATCGGCGGCCTCGACAGCGAACTCGACCAGGTTCGCGAGATGATCGAACTGCCGATGCGCCACCCCGAGCTGTTCCAGCAGCTGGGTATCGAGCCGCCGAAGGGCGTTCTCCTGCACGGCCCGCCGGGCACCGGGAAGACCCTGATGGCCAAGGCCGTGGCCAACGAGATCGACGCCCACTTCGAGACGATCTCCGGACCGGAGATCATGTCGAAGTACTACGGCGAGAGCGAGGAGAAGCTCCGTGAGGTCTTCGAGGAAGCCGAGGAGAACGCGCCCGCGATCGTCTTCATCGACGAACTCGACTCCATCGCCGCAAAGCGTGAAGACGCCGGCGGCGACGTCGAACGGCGCGTCGTCGCGCAACTGCTCAGCCTGATGGACGGCCTGGAAGAGCGCGGTCGCGTCACCGTCATCGCGGCGACCAACCGCGTCGACGACATCGATCCCGCGCTCCGCCGCGGCGGTCGCTTCGACCGCGAGATCGAAATCGGCGTCCCGGACAAGGGCGGTCGCAAGGAAATCCTGCAGGTACACACCCGCGGGATGCCGCTCTCGGAGGCCGTGGATCTCGATCGCTACGCCGAGAACACGCACGGATTCGTCGGCGCCGACCTCGAGTCGCTCGTCCGCGAAAGTGCGATGAACGCACTGCGTCGCATCCGTCCCGACCTCGATCTTGAGGAAGAGGAGATCGACGCCGAAGTGCTCGAGTCGCTCGAGGTCTCCGAAGGCGACTTCAAGGAGGCACTCAAGGGCATCCAGCCCTCCGCGATGCGCGAGGTCTTCGTCGAAGTGCCCGACGTCACCTGGAACGACGTCGGCGGACTCGGCGACACGAAAGAGCGCCTCCGCGAGACGATCCAGTGGCCGCTCGACTACCCGGAGGTGTTCGAGGCGATGGACATGCAGGCCGCCAAAGGCGTCATGATGTTCGGTCCGCCGGGGACCGGGAAGACGCTGCTCGCCAAGGCGGTCGCCAACGAGGCCCAGTCGAACTTCATCTCGATCAAGGGCCCCGAGCTGCTGAACAAGTACGTCGGCGAGTCCGAGAAGGGCGTCCGAGAGATCTTCGAGAAGGCGCGGTCGAACGCACCGACCGTGATCTTCTTCGACGAGATCGACTCCATCGCCGGCGAACGCGGCCAGCGACAGGGTGACTCCGGCGTCGGCGAACGCGTCGTCTCCCAGCTGCTGACCGAACTCGACGGCCTCGAGGAACTCGAGGACGTCGTCGTGATCGCCACGACCAACCGACCCGACCTGATCGACTCGGCCCTGCTCCGTCCCGGACGGCTGGACAGGCACGTCCACGTGCCGGTCCCCGACGAGGACGGCCGCCGGAAGATCTTCGAGGTCCACACCCGCAACAAGCCCCTGGCCGACGCGGTCGACCTCGAGTGGCTCGCCGGCGAGACGGAGGGTTACGTCGGTGCCGACATCGAAGCGGTCACTCGCGAGGCCTCCATGGCCGCCAGTCGCGAGTTCATCAACTCGGTCGATCCCGAGGAGATGGGCGACACCATCGGCAACGTCCGCATCAGCAAGGAGCACTTCGAACACGCGCTCAACGAGGTCCAGCCGAGCGTGACTCCCGAGACGCGCGAGCGCTACGAGGAGATCGAAGAGAACTTCCAGCAGGCGGAACCGACCCAGGAACAGGACCAGCTCGGACGGACGTTCCAATAAGCGTCGATCGCTGCGGGCCGGTCGCGGCCACAGCCGGCGTTCGTCGCCGACGTTTCACCGAGGATTACGATCGCGATCGGCTGCCGATGATGCGGAGCGCGAATCCGCGCTCTCGTCGTCGATGGCGGTCTCGAGGGTGACTACTTCTCTTTCGTATCGTTCGTTTATGCGTACGTCGAACGCCCGTTGAGCGCTCTCGAACCCGCCGGTTCTCGTGCGCGCGAAACGCGCAAATCGTCGCGAACGCGGGGCGAGGATTCCTCGCGCCCGCGAGTCAG contains:
- a CDS encoding CDC48 family AAA ATPase, with amino-acid sequence MKLTVKPLKQKDAGRGLAAIDRVSMRELDLENGDYIVIDGKGDNQAVARVWPGYPEDEGRGIVRIDGRLRQEADVGIDDRVTVEPADVSPAKSVTVALPQNLRIRGDIGPLVRDKLSGQAVTEGQTVPFSLSFGPMASSGQSVPLKIASTSPSGTVVITDSTSIEISETPAEQVSSPGGASTDGVPNVTYEDIGGLDSELDQVREMIELPMRHPELFQQLGIEPPKGVLLHGPPGTGKTLMAKAVANEIDAHFETISGPEIMSKYYGESEEKLREVFEEAEENAPAIVFIDELDSIAAKREDAGGDVERRVVAQLLSLMDGLEERGRVTVIAATNRVDDIDPALRRGGRFDREIEIGVPDKGGRKEILQVHTRGMPLSEAVDLDRYAENTHGFVGADLESLVRESAMNALRRIRPDLDLEEEEIDAEVLESLEVSEGDFKEALKGIQPSAMREVFVEVPDVTWNDVGGLGDTKERLRETIQWPLDYPEVFEAMDMQAAKGVMMFGPPGTGKTLLAKAVANEAQSNFISIKGPELLNKYVGESEKGVREIFEKARSNAPTVIFFDEIDSIAGERGQRQGDSGVGERVVSQLLTELDGLEELEDVVVIATTNRPDLIDSALLRPGRLDRHVHVPVPDEDGRRKIFEVHTRNKPLADAVDLEWLAGETEGYVGADIEAVTREASMAASREFINSVDPEEMGDTIGNVRISKEHFEHALNEVQPSVTPETRERYEEIEENFQQAEPTQEQDQLGRTFQ
- the panB gene encoding 3-methyl-2-oxobutanoate hydroxymethyltransferase — protein: MPTVRDLRAKAGDEPITMLTAYDAPTAEIVDDAGVDVILVGDSVGNVVLGHETTVPVTVDGIAHHVGAVSRAVDDALVVADMPFLSFGVDETDSLENAGRMLKEEGAQAVKLESGPHTVDLTEKMVRLGIPVMAHLGLTPQHVNQYGGYPRQGTDQEAAERMLELAIEHEEAGAFSLVLEHVPSNLAARITEELDVPTIGIGAGPDCDGQVLVFDDAVGISEWTPSFSKQFGNVREEMEAAVDDYVSAVESETFPGDAHSYEERDLEDIY
- a CDS encoding alpha/beta fold hydrolase, which gives rise to MKTVTHHGRDTAYEVADRGGDGPPICFVHGSGGSHDVWKAQHELVDRHPIVTLDLSGHGSSEDVDASPGYTTLSAYADDVLAVVDETDSRILVGNSLGGAVVLHILLKRSFDPAAAILLGTGARLGVLDDLLEWLETDFERAVEFLHGPDRLFHDPDPDLREESMTQLRETGRAVTRRDFLTCHEFDVRDELPSIDTPALAAYGEYDQLTPPWYHEYLAEEIDDAWLAEFEDAAHLAMLEQPTAFNAAVSEFLDIVFERQEPN
- a CDS encoding DUF7127 family protein, coding for MTLEQFTRKEGQVARTYDYDGGSVLAVDFGADETDASVDLVDDTVIVVVGDEQYDFDLPDGADDAHTFIKNGVLTVEMEGDL